A region from the Streptomyces lydicus genome encodes:
- a CDS encoding Pls/PosA family non-ribosomal peptide synthetase, producing MVREQEAVGERTESPPAVFGGRTAPAARTLMDILDATVLIHPHEPALDDGRTALSYQELAGEVEELRCRLAAAGIGAGDRVGVRLPSGTNDLYVCILAVLAAGAAYVPVDAEDPDERAGLVFSEAAVSAVLTAGRRVTPTGVRATGSPRRPDPADDAWIIFTSGSTGRPKGVAVTHRSAAAFVDAEAALFLREEPIGPGDRVMAGLSVAFDASCEEMWLAWRYGACLVPVPRSRVRDGAGLGPWLAEQDITVVSTVPTLAALWPAEALNEVRLLVFGGEPCPPELVERLVTEGREVWNTYGPTEATVVTCASLLTGEGPVRIGLPLDGWDLAVVDGAGEPVAMGGSGQLVIGGAGLARYLDRDKDAEKYGPLASLGWTRAYRTGDLVRAEPGGLLFLGRDDEQIKLGGRRIELGEVDAALQALPGVSGAAAAVRTARGGNPLLVGYVVTQDGWDRTQAVERLRAQLPAALVPLLAPVDSLPTRTSGKVDRAALPWPLPWTAGSGPGRSGPAGQLTGTEAWLAEQWREILGVPVTDARDDFFASGGGSLAAAQLTTLLRDRYPATAVRDIYRQPTLRKLARLLDRSAPDERDAARRVTPVPARAGLVQLLLLLPLFTVAGLRWMPGLLALGNVLAWYGSYPWAPTASWWWPAAGGLLFFSPPGRLAIAAGGARLLLRGLRPGSYPRGGSVHLRLWTAERLAEVSGAHCLSGAWLVRYGRALGARIGPDVDLHSLPPVTGMLKLGRGCAVEPEVDLSGYWLDGDRLEVGPVKVGSGAVVGVRSTLFPGSRVGKRAQVAPGSVVTARVPTGQSWGGAPAVKLGKAERRWPKRRPPRRAGWAALYGMSGPGLGLLRLPAAVPALAVAGCFVHAGDGPGEALRGALIALVPATLAFGLAYAALLMVAVRLLSRGLCPGSYPLHSRTGWQAWTVSQLMDRARDTLFPLYAGLVTPVWLRALGMRVGRRAEVSTVLALPSLTRVRDGAFLADDTLVAPYELGGGWLRIGTAEIGEQAFLGNSGMTAPGRAVPARGLVGVLSATPEKAKKGSSYLGMPPMRLPRSAGTGDRRLTYDPPARLLWARGLVEVCRLLPVLVSAALGLLALAALAHLAAHGSPAVAALLSGLVLLAAGIVACGVSIAAKWLLVGRFRAAEHPLWSGFVWRTELADTFVEVLAVPWLIGPVPGTPVMNLWLRALGATVGRGVWCETYWLPEADLVTLEDGVSVNRGCVLQTHLFHDRIMRMNTVILREGATLGPGGIVLPGSTLGARSTLGPASLAMGAEAVPDDTRWLGNPMAVWRE from the coding sequence ATGGTGCGGGAGCAGGAAGCCGTCGGTGAGCGCACCGAGAGCCCTCCCGCCGTATTCGGCGGACGGACGGCTCCCGCTGCGCGGACGCTCATGGACATCCTGGACGCCACCGTCCTGATCCATCCGCACGAGCCGGCCCTGGACGACGGACGGACCGCGCTGAGCTACCAGGAACTCGCCGGTGAGGTCGAGGAACTGCGCTGCCGGCTGGCGGCGGCCGGGATCGGCGCCGGCGACCGCGTCGGGGTGCGGCTGCCGTCGGGCACCAATGACCTCTACGTCTGCATTCTGGCGGTGCTCGCCGCGGGTGCGGCGTATGTACCGGTGGACGCCGAGGATCCGGACGAGCGGGCGGGTCTGGTGTTCAGTGAGGCGGCGGTGAGCGCCGTCCTGACGGCCGGGCGGCGGGTGACCCCGACGGGCGTCCGCGCCACCGGCTCTCCGCGCCGTCCGGATCCCGCGGACGACGCCTGGATCATCTTCACTTCCGGTTCCACCGGCAGGCCGAAGGGCGTCGCCGTCACCCACCGCAGCGCGGCGGCCTTCGTCGACGCCGAAGCGGCGCTCTTCCTCCGGGAGGAGCCGATCGGTCCCGGTGACCGGGTGATGGCAGGTCTCTCGGTCGCCTTCGACGCCTCCTGCGAGGAGATGTGGCTCGCCTGGCGGTACGGCGCCTGTCTGGTGCCCGTGCCGCGTTCCCGGGTGCGGGACGGAGCCGGTCTCGGCCCGTGGCTCGCCGAACAGGACATCACCGTCGTGTCCACGGTCCCCACACTCGCCGCCCTGTGGCCGGCCGAGGCGCTCAATGAGGTACGGCTGCTGGTCTTCGGCGGCGAGCCCTGTCCGCCCGAATTGGTGGAGCGGCTGGTCACCGAGGGGCGGGAGGTCTGGAACACCTACGGTCCGACCGAGGCGACCGTGGTCACCTGCGCCTCGCTGCTGACCGGCGAAGGACCGGTCAGGATCGGCCTGCCGTTGGACGGCTGGGACCTGGCCGTGGTGGACGGGGCCGGTGAACCGGTCGCCATGGGCGGCAGCGGCCAACTGGTCATCGGCGGGGCCGGACTGGCGCGCTATCTGGACCGTGACAAGGACGCCGAGAAATACGGCCCGCTGGCGTCACTCGGCTGGACCCGGGCCTATCGCACCGGTGACCTCGTACGGGCCGAACCCGGCGGACTGCTCTTCCTGGGACGTGACGACGAACAGATCAAGCTCGGCGGCCGGCGGATCGAGCTCGGCGAGGTGGACGCGGCCCTCCAGGCACTGCCCGGTGTGAGCGGCGCCGCGGCCGCCGTCCGGACAGCGCGCGGCGGCAACCCCCTGCTGGTCGGCTATGTGGTGACCCAGGACGGCTGGGACCGGACGCAGGCCGTCGAGCGGCTGCGCGCCCAGCTGCCCGCCGCCCTGGTGCCGTTGCTCGCCCCCGTCGATTCCTTGCCCACCCGCACCTCCGGCAAGGTGGACCGGGCCGCGCTGCCCTGGCCGCTGCCGTGGACGGCAGGGTCCGGTCCCGGCCGGTCGGGTCCGGCCGGGCAGCTCACCGGTACCGAAGCGTGGCTGGCCGAGCAGTGGCGCGAGATCCTCGGTGTGCCGGTCACCGACGCCCGGGACGACTTCTTCGCGAGCGGCGGCGGCAGCCTCGCCGCCGCCCAGCTCACCACCCTGCTCCGCGACCGCTACCCGGCCACCGCCGTCCGCGACATCTACCGGCAGCCCACCCTGCGCAAGCTGGCCCGGCTGCTGGACCGTTCCGCGCCGGACGAGCGCGACGCCGCGCGGCGGGTGACGCCCGTACCGGCCCGGGCCGGCCTCGTGCAACTACTCCTGCTCCTGCCGCTGTTCACCGTGGCCGGGCTGCGCTGGATGCCGGGGCTGCTGGCCCTGGGCAATGTCCTGGCGTGGTACGGCAGCTACCCCTGGGCGCCGACGGCCTCTTGGTGGTGGCCGGCAGCCGGCGGCCTGCTGTTCTTCAGCCCGCCGGGCAGGCTGGCGATCGCAGCCGGCGGGGCGCGCCTGCTGTTGCGGGGGCTGCGGCCGGGCAGCTACCCGCGCGGCGGCAGCGTCCACCTGCGGCTGTGGACCGCGGAACGGCTCGCGGAGGTGAGCGGGGCCCACTGCCTGTCCGGGGCCTGGCTGGTCCGTTACGGCCGGGCGCTGGGCGCCCGTATCGGGCCGGATGTCGATCTGCACTCGCTGCCGCCGGTCACCGGGATGCTCAAGCTGGGCCGGGGGTGTGCCGTCGAGCCCGAAGTCGACCTGTCCGGCTACTGGCTGGACGGGGACCGGCTGGAGGTCGGTCCGGTGAAGGTGGGCTCGGGCGCGGTGGTCGGTGTCCGCAGCACGCTCTTCCCCGGTTCCCGGGTGGGCAAGCGGGCCCAGGTCGCTCCCGGTTCCGTCGTCACCGCCCGGGTGCCGACCGGCCAGAGCTGGGGCGGTGCGCCCGCCGTCAAGCTGGGCAAGGCCGAGCGGCGGTGGCCGAAGCGGCGTCCGCCGCGCCGGGCCGGGTGGGCGGCGCTCTACGGAATGAGCGGCCCGGGGCTCGGGCTGCTGCGGTTGCCGGCGGCGGTCCCGGCACTGGCGGTGGCGGGCTGTTTCGTCCACGCCGGGGACGGCCCCGGCGAGGCCCTGCGCGGAGCGCTGATCGCGCTCGTGCCCGCCACGCTGGCCTTCGGGCTGGCGTACGCCGCCCTGCTGATGGTCGCCGTCCGGCTGCTGAGCCGTGGTCTGTGCCCCGGCTCGTACCCGCTGCACAGCCGGACCGGCTGGCAGGCCTGGACCGTCAGCCAGCTCATGGACCGGGCCCGTGACACGCTGTTTCCGCTCTACGCCGGCCTCGTCACTCCCGTCTGGCTGCGTGCGCTGGGAATGAGGGTCGGCAGGCGCGCCGAGGTCTCCACCGTGCTGGCGCTGCCCAGTCTCACCAGGGTGCGCGACGGTGCCTTCCTGGCCGATGACACCCTGGTCGCCCCGTACGAGCTGGGGGGCGGGTGGCTGCGGATCGGCACGGCCGAGATCGGCGAGCAGGCCTTTCTCGGCAACTCCGGCATGACCGCCCCGGGCCGCGCCGTCCCGGCACGAGGGCTGGTGGGGGTGCTGTCGGCGACTCCGGAGAAGGCGAAGAAGGGCAGCTCGTACCTGGGAATGCCGCCCATGCGTCTGCCGCGCTCGGCCGGCACCGGGGACCGCCGCCTGACCTATGATCCGCCGGCCCGGCTGCTCTGGGCCCGAGGGCTGGTCGAAGTGTGCCGGCTGCTGCCGGTGCTGGTCTCCGCCGCCCTCGGTCTGCTGGCGTTGGCCGCGCTGGCCCACCTTGCCGCACACGGCTCACCGGCGGTGGCGGCCCTGCTGTCCGGCCTGGTGCTGCTGGCCGCGGGGATCGTTGCCTGTGGGGTGTCCATCGCTGCCAAGTGGCTGCTGGTGGGCCGGTTCCGCGCGGCGGAGCACCCGCTCTGGAGCGGTTTCGTCTGGCGGACGGAGCTGGCCGACACCTTCGTCGAGGTGCTGGCCGTGCCGTGGCTGATCGGCCCGGTGCCGGGCACCCCGGTGATGAACCTCTGGCTGCGGGCCCTGGGGGCCACCGTCGGCCGGGGTGTGTGGTGCGAAACCTACTGGCTGCCGGAAGCCGACCTGGTCACCCTGGAGGACGGGGTGAGCGTCAACCGGGGCTGTGTGCTGCAGACGCACCTCTTTCACGACCGCATCATGCGGATGAACACCGTGATTCTCCGCGAGGGTGCCACACTCGGACCGGGCGGCATCGTGTTGCCCGGAAGCACCCTCGGGGCGCGCAGCACACTCGGGCCGGCGTCGTTGGCCATGGGCGCGGAAGCCGTCCCTGACGACACCCGGTGGCTGGGCAACCCGATGGCGGTCTGGCGAGAATGA